Within Schumannella luteola, the genomic segment TCGCTCACGCCCGAGCTCGCGAAGGGCCTCGAGTTCGACCTGGTGCTGCTGGTGAACCCGGCGTCGGAGCCGGCGGGCGCGGATGTCGCATCCTCCGGTCCCGCCTCGCTCGCGCCCACCTCGATCGAGGCCGCCGTCGACCGCTACGTGGCGATGACCCGCGCGACGCAGCAGCTCATCCTGCTCGAGCCCTGACGCGCATCCCCTCACCCGATCTGCTGAGGAACCGTCGTTGACAGCGCTGTCATCGGCTGGCAGGCTGGCCGGACGCTCCGCACCGCCCCCGCGTCGGATGCGCATCGGGAAGAGGACAACGTCGTCGTGAAGCTCAGCAGAACCGTGCCCGCGCGCCCCGCGCGCCCCCTCGCCTTCGCCCTCGCGCTGGCCACCGCGGCCGCGATCGGCATCGCCGCGGTGCCCGACCAGACCGCGACGGCGGCCCCCGCGCCGCTCGATGATGCAGCGCTGCTCGCCCAGGTGAACCCCTTCATCGGCACCGAGAACCTCGGCAACACCTACCCCGGCGCGGCCCGCCCCTTCGGCATGGTGCAGTTCTCGCCCGACACCGGCCACAACACGGGCTACGCCTGGGATGACAGCGTCGTGCGCGGCTTCTCGCTCGCGCACCTCTCGGGCGTCGGCTGCGGCATCGCCGGTTACCTGCCGGTGCTGCCCGTGCTCGGATCCCCGGTCGACACCGGGGTCACGGACTACGCCGACTACGCGATGGCGTTCTCGCACAACACGGCCGACGACACGACGCGTGAGAACGCGTCGCCCGGCTACTTCCAGGTGAAGCTCACGAGCCGCGGCGGCCCCGAGAAGGGCGCCGTCGTGAACGCCGAGCTCAGCGCGACCGAGCGCACGGCCGTGCAGCGCTACACCTTCCCGTCGAGCACGCGGTCGACCGTCATGGTCAACGCGGGCCAGACGCTGACCGGCGACGTGCCCGCCTCGGTGCAGTTCGTCGACGACCACACGATCCGCACGGCCATCCGCATCTCCGGCTTCTGCCAGTCGACGCAGCCCTTCACGGTCTTCACCGAGACCAGCTTCGACCGGCCCTTCGCCTCGCACGGCACCTGGACCGGCGGCGCCGTCGCGAACGGCTCCGACACCGCTGCCGAGGCCACCCGCACCGGCGCCTGGGCGACCTTCGACACCACCGACGACCGCACCGTCGAGGCGGTCACGTCGATGAGCTACGTGGATGCCGACGGCGCCCATGCGAACCTCACCGCCGAGACGGCGGGCTTCGACCGGGCGCGCACGGATGCCGAGAAGGCCTGGGTGCAGCGGCTGTCGCAGGTGCGCATCCCGGCCGGCGCGGCGAGCTCGCGCGAGTTGTACTCCTCGCTCTACCGCTCCTTCCTCTCGCCGAACATCGGCAACGACGTCGACGGCAGCTACCGCGGCTGGGATGGCGCCATCCACCGCGGCTCCGCCGGCGATCGCCCGTACTACCAGAACTTCTCGCTCTGGGACACGTACCGCACCCAGCAGCAGCTGCTCGCCATGCTCGCCCCGAAGGAGTCCGCCGACATGGCGGTGTCGCTCATCCGCATGGGCGAGCAGGGCGGCTGGTTGCCGCGCTGGGCCTACGGTCTCGTCGAGACGAACATCATGACCGGCGACCCGGTCACCCCGTTCCTCGTCAGCGCCTGGCACCAGGGTCTGCTGACCCGGGCTGAGGCCGACCGCGCCTACGCGCTGCTGCTGGAGAACGCCGACGGGACCCCACCCGCCGACCTGCCGCTCAAAGCCAACGGCCGCGCCGGCAACCCGGTGTATGTGGCCGACGGCTTCGCGCCCTACGCCCCGGCCGAGAGCGGATTCCCCGGCGACTACGACCTGCAGCACGGCGCCTCGGCGACGCTCGAGTACGCGCTCGCCGACGCGACGCTCGCCACGATGGCCCGCGACCTCGGCCACGACGCCGACGCCGAACGGCTCGCCGCCCGCGGGCAGAACTACCGGGCGATCTGGGATGCGGCCGCTGGCACTTTCCGTCCGCGCGACCGCAGCGGCGCCTTCGTCGGCGACGCGGAGGCCTCGCAGGCGCCCGGATTCCACGAGGGCACCGCATCCCAGTACCGCTGGCTCGTGCAGCAGGACGTGCCGGGCCTCATGCGCCTGCTGAGCAAGGACGCGGCCGACCCGCGCCCCGCGGTCGAGTCGCGGCTGGACGAGTTCTTCGCCTACGACAAGCTCAAGGCCGACCCGGTCACGACGGTCAACACCGACTGGGTCACGAGCACCGCCAACGAGGGCGGCTACGGGCGCAGCACCTACAACCCGAACAACGAGCCCGACCTGCACGCGCCGTACATGTACCTCTGGACGGGCCGGCCCGACAAGACGGTGGATGTGGTGCGCGCCGCCATGGGCCTCTTCACCGATTCGCCGCGCGGCGTGACCGGCAACGACGACATGGGCACGATGTCGGCCTGGTACGTGCTGTCGGCGATGGGCGTCTACCCGATCATCCCGGGCAGCGACGTCTGGGGTCTCACGACGCCGGCCTACGACCGCATCGAGGTGCGGCGCGGCGACGAGACCGCGGCGGGCCTGACGATCACGGCCGACGGCGTCAGCGACCAGGCGCGCTACACGACCGGCGTCACCGCCGGCGGACACGCGGTCGACACGGGGTACCTCAGCGGAGCCGATCTCAAAGACGCCGGCACGCTCGACTTCGCCGTCGCGACGAAGCCGGGCAGCTGGGCGACCGGGAAGGATGCGGCTCCCGGTGCGATCAATCCCGAGACGGCCGTGCCGTCGCGGGTGACCGGATCGCTCGCGGATTCCGTGCTGACGGTCGCGCCCGGCGCATCCGCCCGCACCTCGCTCGAGCTGCTCGTGCAGTCGGAGGGCGACTTCTCGGGGCGCGTCGAGGTCGTCTCGGCCACGCCGGGGCTGACGGTGGATGTGGGCGACGGCGCGGTGCGCGCGAGCGGCGCCCGCACGCCGGTCGCCGTCTCGAAGCCGGTCGGCGTCAGCGCCTCGAACGTGGTCGACAGCGACGGCTCGGTCGTGCTGCGGGTCGTCGCCGACGGCGGCGCTTCGCGGGACTTCACGCTCACGATCGTCAGCCGCTCGCCATGGCTGCAGGCCGCCTACTCGGCGACCGGTATCGGCACCCCGGGTCAGCCGGACGCGAGCTTCGACGAGGGCGGCGCCTACTACCTGCGCGAGGCGCTCGAGAAGGGCGGCTTCACGCCGTCGTCGACCCACGCCCTCGGCGACACCGGGCTCGTCTTCACGATGCCGGCCTACGGTCCCGGGGCGAAGGACAACATCCCCATGAACGGCCAGACGATCGCCGTTCCCGCTTCGATCGGCTCGACCTCGCGGATCGCGCTCGTCGGCTCGGCGACCAACGCGAGCCCCTCGGCCACCGGAACCGCGACACTCACCTTCGCCGACCCGAGCGGAGCCACCCGCACGACGACGGCGCCGGTGCGCCTGACCGACTGGTGCAAGGGCAGCCCCGACGGCGACAACAGCAGCCTCATCCAGATGGGTCAGCGCGTCGAGGGAGACGACCGGGTCGGCAACGTCGGCTGCGGCCTGTTCGCGACGGCGCCGATCGCGACCGGCGTCGCCGCCGGATCCCGTCTGGTGTCGATCACTCTGCCGACCGACACGCGCATGCACCTCTTCGCGATCGCGGCCGAGCCCTCGGCGAGCGGCGTGACTCTCGCGGCCGACCCGGCCTCGGCGAAGCCGGGCGACACGGTCACGCTGACCGCGACGGTCTCGGGCGTGCAGCGCGACGGCGTCGTCGTGCTGACCGATGCGGCGGCCGCCGGAACCGACGCGGGCGCCGGCGCGGATGCGGGTACCGGCGAGCTCGGACGCGCGCGCGTCGTCGACGGCGTCGCCGCCTTCCCGCTCACGCCGACCGCGGGAACGCACTCCTACCGCGCCGCCTTCGTGCCGGCGGATCCGGCGCTGCAGACCGCGGCGACCTCCGACGCGACCGAGGTCGTGGTGACCGACCCGTCGGGCCCGAAGCCCGCCACCGTCAACCTGGACTTCTCGGCGGCTCAGGTGGTCGAGGGCGGCAGCGTCGAGCTGTCGATCCGCGTCGACCCGGTCGCCGAGGGCACGGTGTTCGTCAGCGACGGCATCGTCGAGCGCTCGGCGCGACTGCGGGTCGCCGCCGTCGCGGCGGCGGATGGCGTGCCGCTGGTGAACGGCGCCGCGACGGTCACGATCACGCCCACCGGCGTCGGCGTGCACACCTACTCGGTGCGCTTCGTCCCGGCTGACGCGGCGGCTCCGTCATCGTCGGCCTCCGCGTCGATCACGGTGCTGCCGCGGGACGCGACGGGCCCCGGCGACCCGTCGGCGCCCGGCGCGGGTTCGGGAGCGGGCTCCGGCACCGGCTCGGATTCCGCTTCGGCGTCGGGCGGTGCGCTCGCCTCGACGGGTGATGACCCCTCGGGCCTGGTCATCGCGGCGACCCTGCTCGTCCTCGCCGGCCTCGCGCTGCTCGTGCTGCGCCGCCGTCGGGAGGTCTGATCCGGTCGGCTCGGGTCACCGCGTCGTCAGCGTGACCCGGGCCGGACGCTCGTCTCAGCCGAGCGCCGCGTCGATGAGCGTCGCGGCGGCGCGGCGCGCCTGCCCGGCGGCTTCGCCGGTGCCGGCGATCGCCGCGGTCGTCTGCGCGCCCTCGGCGAGGATGGCCAGCTGCGCCGCGAGGTCGGCGCTGCCGCCGGCCGCATCCACCAACGACGCCATGTACGCCTGGAACGAGGCCTTGTGCTCGCGCGCCGCCGCGGCGACGGCGGGGGAGGCGGCGCCGAGCTCGCCGAAGGTGTTGATGAAGCCGCAGCCGCGGAAGTCGTCGTCGTCGAACCACACGGCGAGATAGTCGTAGGTCGCGAGCAGCTGCGCGCGCGGGCCTTCGGCCGCGACGGCGCTCACGGCGGCGGCGAGCGTCGAGGTCCACAGCTCGTGGCGGCGGCGCAGCACCTCGAGCACGATCGACTCCTTCGAGGGGAAGAGGCCGTAGAGCCGACGCAGCGAGAGGCCGGAGGCGCTGCGCAGATCGTCCATGCCGACGGCCTGCACGCCGCGCGCGTAGTAGAGCGCGTCGGCCACCTCCACGACGTGCTCGCGCGTCTCGGCCTCCACTGCCGATCCACTGCTCATGCGGCCAGTGTACTTGCGTGAGAACGCTCGTTCCGGCTAGCGTTGCCCTCATTCGAGAACGTACGTTCTCGCATCCCCGATCGTCAGGAGCACCACATGCCCACGCGCACCGCACGCACCGCCTGGAACGGCTCGCTCGAGGCCGGCGGCGGCCAGGTCGAGCTCAGCAGCTCGAAGGTCGGCACCTACGACGTCTCGTTCCCCAAGCGCGCCGCCGACGACGCCGACGGCACCACGAGCCCCGAAGAGCTCATCGCCGCCGCTCACTCCGCCTGCTACGCCATGCAGTTCTCGGCCCTGCTCGGCGGCGCCGGCGGCACGGTCGAGCAGCTCGACGTGAAGGCCGACGTCTCCCTCGGGCCGGACTCCTCCGACGGCGGCTTCAAGCTCACCGGCATCGTGCTCACCGTCGAGGGCGAGGTCTCGGGAATCGACGAGGCCACGTTCCTCAAGGCCGCCGACGACGCCAAGGCCGGCTGCCCGGTCAGCAAGGCGCTCACCGGCGTCGAGATCACGCTCAACGCGACCTTCGTGAGCTGACCCGACTGCTCGTGCGGTCGGCGCCCCCGCGCCGACACGGAACGAGGGGGTGGATGCGTCGCGCATCCACCCCCTCGTCGTCTCCACGAGACTCGGCCGGCCTGGGGTCAGCCCTGCTTGGTGGTCTTCTCGACGCTCATCACGAGCACGACGCGGTCGGCGGAGTCGGCCGGCGCCGGGCTCTCCATGCCGTAGCGCTTCGACAGCTCGACGTAGAACGCGCCGGTCGGGTCGGGCTCCGCCGCGACCAGGCGCCCGCGCACCTCGAGGTAGCGGATCGGGTTCTCGGGGTCGACGACCGAGATCGCCATCGACGGGTTCTGCTGCAGGTTGCGGAACTTGCCGCGCTTCGTCGTGTGCGTGAAGCGGATGTGCTCCCCGTCGAAGAGGAACCACATCGGGTTGACCTGCACGCTGCCGTCGGGGCGCACGGTTCCGAGGTGCGCGTAGAGCGGCTGCTCGAGCAGGGAGCGGAAGTCGGCCGGGATCACGGAGTTCGCATCGGTCACGCGTCCATGCTGGCACGGCGCTCGCGCGCGTCGCCGGTGTCGACCGCCGTCCCCATCGGGCACGATGGACCTGAGGAATCTCCGACGAGAGGATGCCATGTCCACGCCCGAGCCCGGCCAGCAGCCCCAGCGGCCCGCCGACCTCCCCGACTCCGCGCCCGTCGATCCCGCGTCGGCGAATCCCGCCCCCGCGGATCCCGCATCCCCGGCGGACGCGCCGGCGAACCCCTACGCCGCCGGCAATCCGTATGCCGCGGCACCCGGCGCTCCCGCACGCTCGGCGGCCGACAATCCCTACGCGGTCGTGCCGAACTCCGCTCCTCAGTACGAGGCCCCGCAGTCGGGCTGGGCGTCGGGCACCTCGACGTCGGCCACGATCAACTTCGGCGGCGGCACTCCCGGTGCCCGCGTCACGACCCGCTCGTACGGCGCGACCGAATCGTGGAAGATCATCGCGATAGTCGGCTTCGTCTTCGCCTTCATCTTCTCGATCGTCGGACTCATCGTGAGCATCGTCGCCCGCCGGCAGGCGAAGAAGGCGGGGGCGGTGAGCAAGTTCGCGACCGCCGGCATCATCGTCTCGATCGTGCGCCTCGTGCTCGACATCGTCGCGGTCGTCCTGTTCGTCACGCTCTTCGCGGGCATCTTCCAGACCTGCGCCGACCTCGGACCGGGCGTGCACGACCACAACGGCGTCACCTACACCTGCAGCTGACCCGGCGCCAGCAGATCCCCTGCTCAGGCGTCAGTCGGCCAGCAGCTCGCGCAGACTGAGCGGCGGGCGTCCGGTCACCCGCTCGACCGCATCCGTGACGCCGTCGAGCTCGCCCGCGGCGATCGCGGTGTAGGTCGACACCCACGCCTCCACCTGCCAGTCCGGGGCGCCGTAGCTCGCGCGCGAGGCGTAGGCCTCGTCGAGCGTCTCGTCGTGGAAGGTGATCGACCGCCCGGTCGACGCCGACAGGATGCCCGCCACCTCATCGAGCGTCAGCGACTCGGGCCCGGTCAGGTCGTAAGTCGCGCCGGCGTGGGCTGCGGGGTCGCGCAGGATCGCGGCCGCCGTGCGGGCGACATCCGCCTGAGCGACGGCGGCGACGCGCCCCGAGCCGGCCGGGCCGCGGATGACGCCGTCCTCGCCCGGCAGGTGCGCGAAGAAGTCGAGGTAGAAGTCGTCGCGCAGGAAGGTGTGCGACATCCCACTCGCCCGGATGTGCCGCTCGGTCGCCGCGTGATCGCGCGCGAGTGTGAACACGGCGTCGTCGGCCGCCGCGAAGAACGACGTGTAGACGACGTGCTCGACCCCGGCGGCGGCCGCCGCGTCGATCACGGCGTAGTGCTGCGCCAGCCGGTCGGCGTTCTCGGCGCCCGACACGAGGAAGAGCGTGCGCACCCCGTCCAGCGCCGCGCGGGTGCGCTCGTCGTCGGCGTACTCCGCTTCGACGACGACGGCGTCGGGCAGCTGCGGCGCGGCCTCGGGCCGGCGTGCGAGCAGTCGCAGAGGGATGCCGTCGCCCGCCAGCTCGCGGGCGACCAGTCCGCCGACGCGTCCGGTGGCGCCGGTCACCGCCAGCTCGGGGAGGGACGAGGTGGATGCGCTGCGCTCGCTCGGGCTCACCCGTCCACTCTGCCGGTCGGCGGCCCCGGACGCTTGCCCGTTCGTGCACAGATCCCGGCATCGGGCACGGACCGCCCGTGCCCTCGCGCTCGATCTCAGCTCGCGGCGTCGGCGCCCTTCGCGCTCCCGCCGGCGGTCGCGTCGAAGAACGGCATCGCCACGAGGCCCTCGAAGCGCTTGCGCAGCGGCGTCGGCAGCGCGCGCTCGACCTTCGCCGTGGCGGAGTCGAGTCCGCGATCCTTCTCGGGCAGGATGCCGGCTCGCCGCCCCAGCGCGAGCGCCAGCATGACGGCGAGCGCCTCCTCGTCGGTGAGCATGAGCGGCGGCATCGCGAAGCCCTCGCCGATGCGGTAGCCGCCGTAGCGCCCGCGCACCGTCTCGACGGGCACGCCGAGCTCGCGCAGGTGCTCGGCGTAGCGGCGCACGGTGCGCTCATCCACCTCGAGCACGGCGGCGAGCTCGCCGACGGAGCGCTTGGGGGCCGACTGCAGCAGCTCGAGCATGGTCAGAACGCGGGCGGTAGGGCGAGGCATCGCCTCCAGCCTGGCACAGCTACCGGACGCGGTGTGTCCGCTTGGCCTCGCGCTGGCATCCGGTCCGCCGCATCCGGGCCGACCGTGGCGGTCAGGCCGCGTGCACCCAGCCGGTCTTGCGCACGATCATCGCCCGGCCGTACTGCGCCGCGGCGAGGTAGTGGCCCACGACGCCGCAGAGGAACAGCACGAAGCCGCTGCCGATGATCGCGGCGCCGATCGCCGCGACGCCCGAGGAGACGAGGGCGGTGCCGAGCAGCACGGCCAGCAGCCCGACGAAGAGCAGCGCCGTGCGGATCTTGCCCGTCCACGTCACCGGCAGGTTCGGGTCGCCGTCGAACACGGTCACGCTGAGGATGCCGAGGGTCAGGTCGGGCACCACGAGCAGCACGACCGCGGCCCAGGGGATGAGCCCGCCGGCCGCGAGCGACATCACGACGGCGAAGGTGGTGAAGCGGTCGGCGAGCGGATCGAGCCACTTGCCGAGCTCGGAGACCGTTCCGGTGCGGCGGGCGAGCCAGCCGTCGACCCAGTCGGTGCTGAACACGATCGCGATGAGCACGATCGCGGCCCAGTACTGCTCGACGATGATCAGCACCAGGAACACGGGCAGCAGCAGCAGACGCACGAGCGAGATGAGGTTCGGCCAGGTGCGCCACTCGTCCTGCTTGAACAGGCGGGTGAACAGCGGCACGCGCGGAACGTCGGCCTCGACCGGCGCGCTCGCCCGCGCGGTCGCGCTGGCGACGGCGTCGATCACGGTCGCGGCGGTCGCGTGGGTGCGGCGCACGGCGCGCACGAGCAGTGCGATCACGACGGCTGCGGCGATGCCGGCCAGCACGAGCAGCCCGCCGTCGCCGAGCGCGTCGCGCACCGCATCCAGCGAGGCCCGCAGCAGGAAGCCCGCGCCGACGTAGACGAGCGCCCAGGTCGCGGCGCCGAGCAGCGAGGCGACGAGGAAGGTCGAGTAGCGCACCTTCGCGACGCCGGCCGCGAGCGGAGTGAGGGTGCGAACGATCGGCACGAGTCGAGTCAGGTAGATCGCGAGACCGCCGCGGCGCTCGAGCGTGACGAGGGCGCGATCCCAGTTGCGCAGCCCCAGTCGGCGCACGAGCGGACGATCGCGCAGCGCCGTGCCGGTGCGCCGCCCGAGCAGATAGCCGAGGTGGTCGCCCGCGCAGGCGCCGATCGTGACCGCGACGAACATGATGATCGCCGGGATCACGCCGGTGATCGCGGCCGAGAGCAGCAGGATGACGCCCTCGCCCGGCAGGTGGAAGCCGAGCCCGAGGCCGTTGTCGAGAAACGCGAAGAGGGCACCGAGCCCCCAGGTGAGCGGGTCGGGCAGCGTCGGCGTCGCGACGGCTGCGGGAAGGCTCACGCCTCAAGAGTAGAGCGCGCCGCCGACGGCGCGGCCCGGGCGGGATCGGCTGCGCCCCTGCAGCGCGCCCCGCCCGAACCTGCGCAACCCCGGTGCAGCTCGTCGCGGGCGCCGCTGCGCGGCTATTCTCGACCGCAGAGGCCGTCACCCGGCCTGCGGACGAGGGAGCAGTACCCGCACCACGACAAGACTGACTCGGAAGGTCTGTCGTGTTCTGGCTCCTCCTCATCGCCTCCGGCGTGCTCGAAGCCGTCTGGGCTTCGGCGCTCGCCGCCTCGAAGGGATTCCGTCGCCGCGTGCCGACGGTCGTCTTCGCCGTCGCGCTCGTCGCATCCATGGCGGGTCTCGCGATCGCGATGACCGCCCTCCCGGTCGGCACCGCCTACGCCGTCTGGGTCGGCATCGGCGCGACGCTCACGGTCGTGTGGGCGCTCATCCGCCGCACCGAGCGCGCCTCGGTCGCGCGCATCCTGCTGCTCCTTCTCCTCGTGGCCTCGGTCGCGGGCCTCAAGGCGGTGAGCTAGATGTCCGGCGCCGCACGCGCGTGGATCGCGCTCGTCGTCTCGGGTGTGCTCGAGGCCGTCTGGGCGACGGCGCTCGGCCGCTCGCACGGCTTCACCGAGCCGCTGCCGACCGTCGTCTTCGTGGTCGCGCTCGCGCTGAGCATGGCGGGGCTGGGACGGGCGGCGAAGTGCATCCCGATCGGCACCGCCTACGCGGTCTGGGTCGGCATCGGCGCGGCGCTGACCGTGGGCTTCGCGCTCGTGACCGGCACAGAGGAGTTCTCGCCGCTCAAGGCGGTGTTCCTGGCCGGGATCGTGCTCGCCGTCGTCGGGCTGAAGCTGCTGCCGGCTAGCTCGCCGCGCCGGTCTCCTCGACCTCGGAGGCGAGCCCGAGCAGATGTCCGGCGCGCGCGAGGCGCTGCAGCCGATCGGCGAGGTGACTGATGTTCTCGGCCGTCATCGAGATGCGCGAGCCGTCGCGCGACTGCACCGTGAGCGCCTCGCCGGCGAAGCTCGCATCCACGGCCGCCTCGACCACGCGATCCGCGTCGGCCTGACCCTGCAGGGCGCTGATGCGCCACTTCTCGGCCGCATCGGGGGCGACGTCGTCGGCGAAACGGCCGCGCAGAACGCGGCGCACGGCGGCGGAGGCGATCGTCAGCTCGCCGATGGAGCGCAGGATCACGACGGGCGGGCCGTCGTCATGCAGAACGGACATGCTCTCCCCGGGGTGGTCGGCGGGCGATGCGAGGGCGGTGCAGTGGCGCCACTCTAGCGATCCTCGGTTGCGCGGGGCCATGCCCTTGACGCGACGCGTTCGCGGCGGATATCGCGGCCGGCCGGCCGGCCAGCCAGCCGACCGGTCGTCGCGGAGCGGGAGGAGCGGATCAGCCGTCGCTGGGCGACCCGCTCGGCGCGCGATAGAGATCGCCGGTGCCGGCATCCAGCTTGACCTCGTGCTTCGTCGCGCCATCGACGAGCTCGACCTGCCAGATCACCGTGCCGTCCTCGTCGTCGAGCTTCACCTCGGTGATGACGCCCTTCGACTGCACCGCGGCGGCCTTGGCGGCGTCGGAGAAGTCGATCTTGGCCCACTGCAGGTAGTGCACGTTCTCGGCCGCGTCGTCGGCGTCGGTCGCCTTCGGGCTCGGGCTGCCGATGATCGAGGCGTCCTTCGCGCTGACCTTCACCTCGGTCTCGCTGCCGTCGTCGGCGGCGATCACGACCTCCCAGGCGGCGCCGTCGTCATCCTTCTCGATCGAGATCACGGTGCCCGACCCGACCTGATCGAGCGCCGTCTCGGCAGCCGAGCCGAGGTCGCCGCCGGGATCGCCGACCGCCGAGGAGCTCGACGGATCCGAGGTGGCGGTGGCGGCGGTGCAGCCCGCGAGCAGACCGGCGGCGAGCGGCAGGGCCAGCAGAGCGGGCAGCACTCGGGTCGCGGAGCGGGAGGCGGATGCGGTGGATGCGGCGGTGAAGCGGGGCACGGGTCTCCTCGGGGGTTCCATCCACTCTGCACTCCTCTCTTGGGAGTCCACCCGGATGCGCCGCGAGAGCCGCTCCGCGGGAGATGTCGTCGGCGCGGGGAGCGCGGGCGCGACGAAGGGGCCGCCCGCTGGACGCGGGCGACCCCTTCGGTGTCTCTTCTGATCGGCCCTCAGGCCGATCGGTGTCGGCTGGTCAGCCGAACCGGATCAGCGGCCGAGCAGACCACCGAGCGCGGCGTCGACGGTGTCGCCGACCTCAGCGCCGATGCCCGAGGTCGCGTCGGTGACGACGTCGCCGACCGAGGTGCTCGGGTTGCCGGCGTTGGTCTCGTTGCCCGAGACGTTGCCGGTCGTGTTGCCGTTGGCGGCGCTGTTGCCGTTGGCCGAGCCGTTGCCCGCGCTCACGTCGTTGCCCGACGCGACCGGAACCTCGTTGCCCGAGGCGATCGGCGCGGTGGTGTTCGTCTCGTTGCCCGAGGCGATCGGGGCGGTCGTGGTGTTGCCCGAGGCGATCGGGTTGCCCGAGGCGACGTCGCCGAGGT encodes:
- a CDS encoding PepSY domain-containing protein; amino-acid sequence: MPRFTAASTASASRSATRVLPALLALPLAAGLLAGCTAATATSDPSSSSAVGDPGGDLGSAAETALDQVGSGTVISIEKDDDGAAWEVVIAADDGSETEVKVSAKDASIIGSPSPKATDADDAAENVHYLQWAKIDFSDAAKAAAVQSKGVITEVKLDDEDGTVIWQVELVDGATKHEVKLDAGTGDLYRAPSGSPSDG